Proteins from one Doryrhamphus excisus isolate RoL2022-K1 chromosome 19, RoL_Dexc_1.0, whole genome shotgun sequence genomic window:
- the LOC131107552 gene encoding protein AMBP-like isoform X1: MKTMPPTVWILSSLLVFTWPWILHGLALLPQENFDVEQFVGRWYEVAVVSDCPHYTSKKKANPGVVALDLKRSDHVNLTVTSATFRNGSCQQTSMQYATTETAGKFLYYVGRLGVDVGAYVVHTDYDGYAMMGLLSTERTSQNKTTIFKLYTRSLDVRPAVLKDFKVLVQKHGMRNDDIIFNETRTFHTCI; the protein is encoded by the exons ATGAAGACTATGCCTCCTACAGTTTGGATTTTGTCGTCTCTGCTTGTTTTTACGTGGCCGTGGATCCTGCATGGACTCGCTTTGCTGCCCCAGGAGAACTTTGATGTGGAGCAG TTTGTGGGGAGGTGGTATGAGGTGGCCGTGGTCTCTGATTGTCCACATTACACCAGCAAGAAGAAGGCAAACCCGGGTGTTGTTGCTTTGGACTTGAAGCGATCGGATCATGTGAACCTCACAGTGACGTCCGCTACTTTCAG GAATGGTTCATGCCAGCAGACGTCCATGCAGTACGCTACCACAGAGACAGCAGGGAAGTTTCTCTACTATGTTGGAA GGCTCGGGGTGGACGTTGGCGCCTACGTGGTTCATACCGACTATGACGGGTACGCAATGATGGGTCTGCTGAGCACGGAGAGAACATCACAGAACAAAACCACCATCTTCAAACTTTATA CTCGATCTTTGGATGTGAGGCCTGCGGTGCTGAAAGACTTCAAGGTCCTGGTCCAAAAACATGGAATGAGAAACGACGACATCATCTTTAATGAAACCAGAACTTTTCATACGTGCATATGA
- the LOC131107552 gene encoding protein AMBP-like isoform X2 — MKTMPPTVWILSSLLVFTWPWILHGLALLPQENFDVEQFVGRWYEVAVVSDCPHYTSKKKANPGVVALDLKRSDHVNLTVTSATFRNGSCQQTSMQYATTETAGKFLYYVGRLGVDVGAYVVHTDYDGYAMMGLLSTERTSQNKTTIFKLYIGSRGDSGAYPS; from the exons ATGAAGACTATGCCTCCTACAGTTTGGATTTTGTCGTCTCTGCTTGTTTTTACGTGGCCGTGGATCCTGCATGGACTCGCTTTGCTGCCCCAGGAGAACTTTGATGTGGAGCAG TTTGTGGGGAGGTGGTATGAGGTGGCCGTGGTCTCTGATTGTCCACATTACACCAGCAAGAAGAAGGCAAACCCGGGTGTTGTTGCTTTGGACTTGAAGCGATCGGATCATGTGAACCTCACAGTGACGTCCGCTACTTTCAG GAATGGTTCATGCCAGCAGACGTCCATGCAGTACGCTACCACAGAGACAGCAGGGAAGTTTCTCTACTATGTTGGAA GGCTCGGGGTGGACGTTGGCGCCTACGTGGTTCATACCGACTATGACGGGTACGCAATGATGGGTCTGCTGAGCACGGAGAGAACATCACAGAACAAAACCACCATCTTCAAACTTTATA tagggtcgaGGGGggattctggagcctatcccagctga